The Deltaproteobacteria bacterium genomic interval TCGATGTCGGCTCGTCACATCCTGGGGCTGAAGTTGGTCCCAAGGGTTTGGCTGTTCGCCAATTAAAGTGGCACGCGAGCTGGGTTCAGAACGTCGTGAGACAGTTCGGTCCCTATCTGCTGTGGGCGTAGGAAACTTGAGGAAAGCTGTCCTTAGTACGAGAGGACCGGGATGGACGCACCGCTGGTGTTCCGGTTGTTCACCAAGAGCATTGCCGGGTAGCTAAGTGCGGAACAGATAACCGCTGAAAGCATCTAAGCGGGAAGCTTCTTCCAAGACTAGGTTTCCCTAGAATTTATTCTCAGAAGGTTCGTTCTAGACTAGGACGTTGATAGGTCGGAAGTGGAAGCTGGTAACACGTGAAGCTAACCGATACTAATTAACCGAGAGGCTTAACATCGTCTGATTGGTTGTTCGAAGCCAAATCTGACGTGTGCTTGAACAAGAATAACACTCATTGACTGGGTACAAATCGTCTACATATTCAAATTTCCGGTGGCCATAGCGGTGAGGAACCACCCGATCCCTTCTCGAACTCGGAAGTTAAGATCACCAGCGCCAATGGTACTGCAAGGGAAACTTTGTGGGAGAGTAGGACGCTGCCGGATTATTTTTAAAAGGCTCAACCCTTAGGTTGAGCCTTTTTTTTTGCTAAAGATTCCAAATGTTTCTCGTCTTATTGTGTCTAACCTATTGAGTTCAAGTCCTAATTCGCTATCATTTAATCTAGGGTGTCCGCATTGGGCAGGCCTTAACTCGGGGATGTTTATGAAGGCATTGGTAATCGACGATTCCAAGGCGATGAGAAGAATTATTCAGACGACTCTGAAGGGGCTTGGTTTTGACGTTGAGCAGGCAGAGCACGGCGGGCGTGGGCTCGAAATGCTAAATGCTACAAACGGTGGTTTCGACTTGGTTATGGTTGACTGGAATATGCCTGAAGTGAATGGATTTGAATTCGTTCAGAGAGTTCGAGAGAATTCTGCTTTTGATGATATCAAGTTAATCATGTGTACGACTGAGACAGAATTCGATCAAATGCTCAAAGCATTAGATGCAGGGGCGAACGAGTATCTGATGAAGCCGTTTACTAAAGAGGCCTTATTAGACAAGCTTGGACTTGTAGGTTTGGTCGAAACGGATATGAAGGCCTAACTGAGGCCTAAAAAAGTAAAAGTCCCAGAACAACTCCGAGTATAACCCCGGCGATTGCTATCACTGGTAATGGTATACTATCGTTTATTCGTTTTTCAGTAAATCCTGTGATCGTTCTCCAAGTTGCTTCGGTTTCGACTGGGGCGCGATTGAAATTTTCTCCACTGGTAGTCTGCGGCGCAACCGGCGAATGTCCGTTTTGTACCAGCCAGTCATTCGAAATCTCCATTAAATGCTGACCGTAATAGTCCCGTGCCGGAACTAGCCCAAGAAGTGTTGACGATTTTTGAAGTGTGTCTACGTCGGGTTCGGTTTGCATACGGATGACAGTGCTTCGAGGTTGGCCCGTATCGGTTACCTGATCGGTCACTGGGATAATGCCCGTCCGAATTCCTTGTTCAGGAGTGTATTCAACTATCAGACCAGCGAAAGAAAGTTCTTGTTTGATCAAAGATCCGTCTTTGGATTCCCACGTCAAGAGCTCGGTTCGTTGAGGACCCCGATGCCAGATGGTGCGAATACCCTGGGTATCAAATGTCTCATCACCTCGAAGCCTTCTAAAGCGAGTCGCAATGGTGTCTAAAACATTGTCCTCACTTTTCTCGGGTGTATCACTCATTGAATTCTAGCTTAGCTTTCGATCAAAGTTAACGATGCTTAATCAATACTCTATTTCGGGCAAAAGCGCA includes:
- a CDS encoding response regulator, giving the protein MKALVIDDSKAMRRIIQTTLKGLGFDVEQAEHGGRGLEMLNATNGGFDLVMVDWNMPEVNGFEFVQRVRENSAFDDIKLIMCTTETEFDQMLKALDAGANEYLMKPFTKEALLDKLGLVGLVETDMKA